From the Fastidiosipila sp. genome, the window TACAGGCAACAGGACCTATACCGCGCACTGGCAGCCTCTGTCTTTTTCCATTGACTATGACTTGCAAGGGGGGACCGCTGACAACCCGGCAAGCTACACCATCGAAAGCAGCGATATCCGGCTGAATCAGCCGAAGAAGAGCGGCCACGCTTTTATAGGCTGGTCGGGCACGCGCATCTCCGGCCTGGCCATGGAGGTCACCATCCCCAAGGGTTCTCTGGGTGACAGGCTATACTCGGCCCACTGGGAGGAAATTACGGGATTGCAAGCAAGCTTTTCCATGAACCTGGGCGACAGCATCACCTGGGATCCCAAGCCCGACGGCGGCACCTGGGAGTGGGATCCCGGATTCTTTTCGGCCAGCTTCAACAGTCCAGCCACCTTCACCGCCCTGAAGGCCGGAAGCTCCACCATTACCTACCTGGTAGGCGGCGGCTCTCAAAGCGTCACTGTGACCATCCTGGCGGCTGAAAAGTCTCCGGCCACCGGACAAAAGGTATGGACCAGCTGGCTGACGGGGCTCTGTTGGCTGACCTTGGCAGCAGGGACGCTGATCTGTTGGAAAAGAAGGAAAATCTCATTTCTTGATTAATCGGAGGGTCCCCAGTTCTGACCGGGGACCCGGCCCTTCCTGCCCCGCTGTTTCCTTGGAATGCCGGTCGGTTTTGCCGGCGCCTCAGGCCTGATCCACAACCACCCTTCCCCGATGAAAACAGAGGAAACAGTCTTCAGGTCGTGCCCGTTTCCCTCGTCTTGAAAGATGTTGTATTGTAACATGGTCATTGCCGATTAAGATTCAATACAGATGGTTTTCGAGGCCAGCCTTGCATTATTTATTTGATATACAGCGTCTTAGCATGGAAAACGGACCGGGACTCAGGACAACCCTGTTTTTCGCCGGCTGCCCATTGTCCTGTCCCTGGTGTCATAATCCTGAAGGACAGCCCGATCAGCCTGTACTCCTTTATTTCCAGGATCGCTGCATCAAATGCGGCAACTGTGAACATGTCTGTGTGGACAATGCGCTGGACTATGATCCTGAAACAGGTCCCAAAATCAATTACAGCAACTGCACTGGCTGCGGCAAATGCGCCGATGTCTGCCCCGCAGAGTCCTTGTTGATGAGTGCAAAACAATACTCTGTCAAGGATATCATGCAGATCGTTTTACGGGACAGGCCGTATTATGACCGATCTCAGGGTGGAGTGACCTTATCCGGCGGCGAACCACTTGCTCAAGACGTAGGGGCATTGGAAGCGCTGATGAAAGAGATCAAAAAAGAGAAGATCAATTTATCCATTGATACCAGCGGGGCAATACCCCGCCTCAATCTGGAAACAGCATTAAAATATGCTGATTCCTTTCTTTACGATCTGAAACATCTTGACCCGATCAAACATAAAGAATTCACAAAGTCTGATAACCGGCAAATTCTTGACAACCTGATCTGGCTGTCAAAACAGGATACGGTCATTCATCTTCGAATCCCTGTCATACCTGGCTTCAACGGCGAAAAGGAAGAACTGGAGGCGATGGCTGACTGGATCGCAGGGAATATCACTCCTGAGACGATCGCTCTTTTGCCTTACCATCTTTTTGGCAGAAGCAAATACGTTCGAATGGGTCTTGACGGTCAAAGAGCATTGTTCAAGGTACCCTCCGGTGACTTCATGAACAAGGCGTTACAACTCTTCTTAGACAAAGGCCTGAGTCAGACAGGTATTGGGGGTGCCATTCTGGCATCAAAGGTTAAGTGAATGCAAATTTGTCCATGCAATCGAATACATCGATCAAGGGAGTCAGGCGAATCAAAATGGAAAAACGTGGCATGAATGAGAGAATTCAAAAACTGCGGGATGTGTCTGTTTCGACGCAGCCCGTCATCTCCATGGAAAGAGCGCAAATCGAAACTGAAGTTTATAAAAAATACCAGGGTCAGGTATCTGCGCCCGTCTTGCGCGCGCTCTTTTTAAAAGAGCTGATGGAAAAAAAGGTTCTCTACCTTGGCGAAGATGAACTGATCGTCGGCGAAAAGGGGGAACATCCTCAAGCTGCCCCCACCTTCCCGGAGCTCTGCTGCCACACCCTGGAGGATATGGAGGTCATGGATCGGCGCGAACTTATTTCCTTCAAAGTGAAAGAAGACTATTTTGCCATCCAGGAAAAGACCATTATTCCTTATTGGGATGCCCGCTCCACCCGCACCATCATTCTCAATAAAATGACTGAAGAGTGGAAAGACGCCTACAGGGCAGGTATCTTTACCGAATTCATGGAACAAAGGGGACCG encodes:
- a CDS encoding glycyl-radical enzyme activating protein; its protein translation is MENGPGLRTTLFFAGCPLSCPWCHNPEGQPDQPVLLYFQDRCIKCGNCEHVCVDNALDYDPETGPKINYSNCTGCGKCADVCPAESLLMSAKQYSVKDIMQIVLRDRPYYDRSQGGVTLSGGEPLAQDVGALEALMKEIKKEKINLSIDTSGAIPRLNLETALKYADSFLYDLKHLDPIKHKEFTKSDNRQILDNLIWLSKQDTVIHLRIPVIPGFNGEKEELEAMADWIAGNITPETIALLPYHLFGRSKYVRMGLDGQRALFKVPSGDFMNKALQLFLDKGLSQTGIGGAILASKVK